The Nostoc sp. PCC 7524 nucleotide sequence CAATAAGTACCAATAAGAACTAAGGGAATAGGAAGGAGTGAGAGATAAATAAAAGAAGACGTTGAAGAGGAAAATGATAAATTAGACTCATAAAGCCTGCGAAAAACCTAAATTATTGGCAAAAAGAAAAGAGCTATGAATCAAAGAGATTAGCTCATGATATTGGAGAAATAAAATTAATAGAGAGAAGAGTTAGCTGGCTAATTGATAATAAATTAAACAATCATCAGGTAAAAGATTTAAGATAAAGTCTCTTTCGGGATTCCAATTAGAGATGTGTTTTTCATTCTTAAATTTAACTAAATGAATAGACTGAAAGCATTGAAAAATCCAGCGTAAAGTGGGGCGGTCAGTCGATTTACCTAACTGATTCTTAATTGTTGATTGAGATTTTCTGAGTGTAGTCCTGATTTGACGTTGAGCCAAGGTATAAACTAGCAGACATAAACCCATAATCATTGCCAATGACTCTATTCTCTCTGGACTTTTGAGGAAAATACTGTCGGCAAAAAATAATGGGTCTTTCAGGAAAGCAAATCCTCTTTCACAAGACTGCTGGGCTTTATATTCATTCAACATCGAGTCATTGCTAAGTTCATTTAAATCTAAAACATTAGTGGCAATAATGAAACGTCCTGCACCCAGAACTTCTGTGTTAATTTTACTTTCGTCCTGGGAAACTGTCGCTGATATTTGGTATGCTGTTTCTACTTGATTATCTTGATTTTTGAACTTGATTTCAGTAACTTGGCTCGACTGAATTTGATGGTATTTAAATTGTTTTGATAGTTTGGTTAATGCCTTGACAGCATCAACCTCACAAGCAAATTTATCTTTTGATAATTCTTTTAACTCAAGAACAGCTTTCGATTCAGCTTTCGTAATTTTTTGTGAAAGTTTACGCAGGTCTGATGCTTTTCGCTCTTGACTTTGCACTACCAACCATCTTTGCTCTATTCCTGCATAACTTACAATTTTTGCAGCAAATTTATATCCTGGTAAGTTACTATCAATAAATTCTGATGCTGCTAATGTTGATATTAATGATTGTGCTGCTTTAATGGTTAATGGCACTCGACATAACCAACGTAAATCCGACATTAATTTCAGATTTGATTCTGTGTATAAAGCCGAGTCTGCAACTATGAGACTATCAACTTCTAATTGTTTTTGATACTCTACTGCTATTTGACCAAAGCAGGATGAGTCAGCTTGATTTCCAGATGCTAATTTTAAAAATATTGGTATATCTCCATCTCCCGAACATATTAGTTCTATGATAAATTGTTTTAAGTCTGGTCTATGGTCACGGGAATAGCCATAGGTGATGGTAATCTCTTTTGGTGATTTTACTACTAATTCTTCTGATTCTTGGGTATTTCCTATTTGTTGATTCTCAAATATTACTTCTGGTAATCTGGTGTTGTACTGCCCATGTACGTGCATTGATGACGAATCTAAATGTGATGATGACAGAGATACACCAAATTTTTGGGCAGCTTTTAAGGCAATGATAGAAAATATTGTATCCAGTCCTTTGATAAATAGTTTATCCATGACTCTTCCCAGCTTATCGTCGTTGAGATATTCTGGTTTTACTCCTACTCCCATTAAATGCTCACAGGCTATTGTTTCAAAATATTTGGGAAACATATATAAAGGTTTGGATACAAATCCTAACCCATTCAATATCATGGCTTTGACAACATGACCTGAACTGATTTTTTCTCCTTTTTCAACTCCTATTAATTCATTGATTATTTCTACTAATCCTATCCTATCTATTATTCCTGCTACTATCCCTAGATGGTCTATGTTCTGAATTTCCATTTCTTGG carries:
- a CDS encoding IS1634 family transposase, which produces MEIQNIDHLGIVAGIIDRIGLVEIINELIGVEKGEKISSGHVVKAMILNGLGFVSKPLYMFPKYFETIACEHLMGVGVKPEYLNDDKLGRVMDKLFIKGLDTIFSIIALKAAQKFGVSLSSSHLDSSSMHVHGQYNTRLPEVIFENQQIGNTQESEELVVKSPKEITITYGYSRDHRPDLKQFIIELICSGDGDIPIFLKLASGNQADSSCFGQIAVEYQKQLEVDSLIVADSALYTESNLKLMSDLRWLCRVPLTIKAAQSLISTLAASEFIDSNLPGYKFAAKIVSYAGIEQRWLVVQSQERKASDLRKLSQKITKAESKAVLELKELSKDKFACEVDAVKALTKLSKQFKYHQIQSSQVTEIKFKNQDNQVETAYQISATVSQDESKINTEVLGAGRFIIATNVLDLNELSNDSMLNEYKAQQSCERGFAFLKDPLFFADSIFLKSPERIESLAMIMGLCLLVYTLAQRQIRTTLRKSQSTIKNQLGKSTDRPTLRWIFQCFQSIHLVKFKNEKHISNWNPERDFILNLLPDDCLIYYQLAS